CCTCTACGGGGAAATGGCATTCCAAGCCGATTTACTACCTATCATTTCTGACGTTTTCCCTCAGTCTTTTCGGTTCATCCTTCACCGAAGTGTATGGTCCGCTCCCTGAGCTTTTATATGTCCTGACGGGCGGGATTCTATTTGTTACGTTTTTAAAATGGGTGCCGAGTCGCGGGCTTCTGATTGTGACGGCATCGTTGCTCGCGCTGTTTGTGCTCGCTAATTTCATATCCTATATGGTGCAATATTTCTCAGAAAGCTTCTTTGTTTTCATGCTGCTGCTGACTGTACTCATTGTTTGGGGAGCAGTTGCAGGGATTAATTGGCTGCGCAAGGAATCAGCGCATCAAAAAAGCAAATGGGTTGTGTTTTTTCAAGAGGCATTCACGGTTCTCGTCACAACCATTGCCGCATCCATTGGAGCCACTTCGATAGCAGGTCTGCTTTTTCTGATCATTCAAGACGAAGTGGTTATTGATTTACTGTTTTTCCTTTCATTAATTGGCTTTATTGGCCCTGTGGTGTTTATGAGCAGGATGAATACAACGGTACGATATACGCTGCTCACAATGGGGTATCTATTGGGTGTCGGTTCTATTCTCTTTTTAGAAGGAGCTTATTGGATCGTTTTCCTGTTGGTACTGTTATACGTGTGGAAAGCTGTCTCAGCCATTCCGGCGCGGCTTTTGACACAGTTGACCTTTTTAGTCGTCCTCGCTACGAAGCTGGATGAGTACCTGCCTTCCTTTGAATATGTGCTCGTAATCATCTTTGCTACGCAGATGGGGATGCATTACGTAAAGCAATTGCCAGTCGTTTTGCAAAACAGCTCGTTGGTGTACGCCTTACTCTCGCTTTTGATCCTGACGGAGAAAAGCTTTCAATCAGGCTCCATGGATGTGGTCGTGAATCTGGCTTTTTTCGCAGTCAGCACGTATTTGTTGTACCGGACATTGCATCAGCAAAATAGGGTGAGATTTGGAATCGTGCTCGGTTTCTGGTTTGCCTTTCTCCTCATGAAGTACTACGACATGCTATGGAGCTTGCTGCACAAGTCACTGAGCCTGCTTTTGCTTAGCCTGGTGTTTTTCGTCGCTACCTTGTGGTGGGATCGAAGGGCGAAAATCGAGTGGCCAAAAAGCGAGCCTTCCCTTTTTGTGAGAAAAGCGCTTGTGTTGCTTCCTGTCATTTTGCTGCAATTTGCTTTGATTGGCTATCAAGTATGGAGCAGTGAGACGATCCTGGCCAACGGAAAAACGGTGAAGCTGGAGCTGGTCCCAATCGATCCGCGTTCGTTGCTGCAAGGGGATTACGTCAGACTTGGCTACACCATATCTGCATTGGACCAGGAACAGGTTGACTCAGGGGATAAGATTCGTGTCGTACTCCGTCAACAAGCAAATGGCTTGCACAGCTACAGTGGCTATTACGAGCGCAATGGTCAATGGAATCGGGCTTACGAGCCTCAGCCATCGGATGTGATTATTAATGGAAGCACAATCGGTGGCAATCGAGTGGAATACGGCATAGAAAGCTATTTTGTCCCGGAAGGAACCGGACTTGAAGTGGAGCGGAATGCCAAATACGCTATTGTGAAAATTGGCGGGAGAGGCGATGCCATTTTGGAGAGCCTGACGAACCAGTAACATTTCAAAAAAAGAAGCTGCCTGTGTCATCGGGCAGCTTCTTTTGTGTGAGGAAGTAAACGTTCTTTGGAATCCATTTGCAACACGATCGAGCGGGTGAGGATGACACCTACGACCCCCAGCGAAAAGATGAGGAGTGCCATTAGATAGGATGGGAGGACAGCTCCCAAAGTGATTCCGACTGCCCCCATGATCCGCGCTCCGGGCACAACAAGTCCGTTCACAGCCATGTAGGAGCTACGTAAATCATCCTTTACAATTTGCGCCAGATAGGTTTGGCGAATGGGAGCGTGAATCAGCTCGCCTATTGTGCTTATAAGCACCGCAGCCAGGATAACGATAAGGGAGTTGCTGTACATAATCAGTGAGTACCCGGCAATATACATCAGTCCACTTATATACAAGGCAGGTGCTTCTTTCAAGCGCTCGATGAGCTTGGTGACGGCAAGAGAGAATAATACCACGAGCAGCGTATTTTCGAGTTGGATCAAGCTGAATATTTTGATGCCAGTCAGTTCAACAGTAAACCAGTCAAATAAACCAATGCTCCGCGGGGCAAACTCCTGAGCAAGTCTGACAGCGATGTAGTTAGGTGTTTGGAATTCCGGTGCAAAGATGAGCATGCCGCTTAGTGAAAAGAGGATGAACCGACGGTCAGTCATTACCAGCTTGTAGCTTGCAACCATATCCCGTAAGATACCTGTCCTCGATCCGATAGGGGGCATTGGCTTTGGCTGGTACGATTCCTTGATGGAAAAGGCGATGATCACCAGTGTGAGAAAGCTGACAACCGTTAGCACGAGAAGCAGTTCAAAGCGATGGGTAGCAAACAAGAGTCCTCCCACCACAGAACCTAGCGCAATCGATAAGTTGTTGGACCAGTAGCTGATGCCGTACATATACGTCCGGTTTTCTTTCGTACTGACATCGATGAGCATCGCATCTGCGGCAGGGTTAATCATTCCGTTACTCGCATTCTGAACGAGCATCATGGCAAACGTGAGCCAAGCAGAGTCGAGCCACGGGGAGTTCGCTGCCATCATGATGAAGAGAGCGCAGCACTGAATCCATTGTCCGTATACCATCACTTTTTTTCTGCCCCACCGATCAGCCAGGTAGCCTCCGTAGAAGCCCATCAAGATTTGCGCACATACGGTCAGGACTAACAGGAGCCCCGTTATAGCAGGACCGAGCTTGGCAGAAAAGTAGATGGCCATAAAAGGGAAGATCATATTTCCTACCAGACGTGTCAGAAAGGAAGTCACGATTCGTATGCGAATGTTGGGATGGAGTTGCGAAAAGCTCATGGGGACGACCTCCTTTTTTCCAATTGTAGCTATGAAAAGGAGAAGAAAAAGGGTAAGATTCCTCTATAAATTTCACCTTTTAAGGAATGGGATGCCTTATGAAAAGCAATGAGCACTTTATGCAGATGCTACTCGGGCTATCCGAATGGGAGACGGGGCGCGAACAAAAGATCGGTATACAAGAGTTGTCCCATCTTCTATGCTGTACGCCCCGCAATGTGAAACTGATTTTGCGCAAATGGGAGAGTGAGGGGCTTCTTTTATGGAAGGCAGGGGTAGGTCGGGGCAATCATTCGAGGCTCACGATTCTCTGCGATATCACTGACTTTTTGGCTAGTTACTTTCAGAAGCGACTGATGGACGGAAAAGTTGGAGAAGCAGTGGAGCTTTTGCATCATAAAAATTTGCCTGCGGGTGCGAAGCGGCTTTTGCAGGAAACATGGGACAGTCAATTCGGATTTGTTGCAATAGAGAACGATAAGAGGAGTCAGGAGATTTTACGTATTCCGCGTGAACGAGCTTTTTCCACCATCGACCCTGCATTCGTAGCAGTAGCGGCGGAGAGTCATTTTATCCAGCAAATCTGCCACACGCTTGTCATTTTCGATTTGGCAACACAAGACTTTAAGCCCCAGCTAGCCTATGCTTGGGAAAGAAATTTGGATATGACTGCTTGGACCTTCTATTTACGAAAAGGAGTCCGATTTCACCATGGTCGTGTACTGACAGGAGAAGATGTAACCTATACCGTTCAGCGACTGATTCAGCTGGATTCGCCGTATCGTTGGCAAGTGGACGATATCGATTGGATCGAACAGCGAAATGACGGAGCTATTACTTTTCATTTGCGGAAGCCAAACGGTTTTTTCTTGCATTTAGTATCTTGCATCGGAATGTCGATCTTGCCGCATGATGTGCTGTTTTCGGAGTCTGCGATTGTGGGGACAGGTCCGTTTCGGATGGTCGAATTTACAGAGGATCGGTTGGTATTGGCAGCGTTCGACGACTATTATCGGGAGCGGGCGATTCTGGATCGGGTAGAAATCTGGCGAGTACCGGGATCATGTTCTTCGAAGCAACGGTATCAGCTCTCGCTGGCTGAGGATGAAGCGACGGAAGATGATAGCAAATCTCTGGAGGTTCAAGAGGTGGGCTGTCACTATCTGAACTTCAACTTTCGAAAGCCAGGTATTCAGCACGACTTCGCTTTTCGCCAGGCAATCAAACTACTGATTGACCCTGTACAAATGATTCGAGACTTGAAAAAAGAGACGTTTACGCCTGCCGGAAGCTTTTTGCCGGAAAGAAGCCAACGTATGCAC
The window above is part of the Brevibacillus brevis NBRC 100599 genome. Proteins encoded here:
- a CDS encoding MDR family MFS transporter, which gives rise to MSFSQLHPNIRIRIVTSFLTRLVGNMIFPFMAIYFSAKLGPAITGLLLVLTVCAQILMGFYGGYLADRWGRKKVMVYGQWIQCCALFIMMAANSPWLDSAWLTFAMMLVQNASNGMINPAADAMLIDVSTKENRTYMYGISYWSNNLSIALGSVVGGLLFATHRFELLLVLTVVSFLTLVIIAFSIKESYQPKPMPPIGSRTGILRDMVASYKLVMTDRRFILFSLSGMLIFAPEFQTPNYIAVRLAQEFAPRSIGLFDWFTVELTGIKIFSLIQLENTLLVVLFSLAVTKLIERLKEAPALYISGLMYIAGYSLIMYSNSLIVILAAVLISTIGELIHAPIRQTYLAQIVKDDLRSSYMAVNGLVVPGARIMGAVGITLGAVLPSYLMALLIFSLGVVGVILTRSIVLQMDSKERLLPHTKEAAR
- a CDS encoding GDYXXLXY domain-containing protein, producing the protein MQQNGVRTGYFLSISLLLSSILYFFASNWPLMVREQKIGVSVAILVLFYLLSYGLRFIKRHSFLSNWLLVAGGLAFGTSVALLGQIYNSHADSYMLFVVWLIPNLLFAIFTRYQPFYVISYVLAHLAIYFFLHPSVIHVAREDEWWFMIFWLIALGNMVLFWLTSTGKWHSKPIYYLSFLTFSLSLFGSSFTEVYGPLPELLYVLTGGILFVTFLKWVPSRGLLIVTASLLALFVLANFISYMVQYFSESFFVFMLLLTVLIVWGAVAGINWLRKESAHQKSKWVVFFQEAFTVLVTTIAASIGATSIAGLLFLIIQDEVVIDLLFFLSLIGFIGPVVFMSRMNTTVRYTLLTMGYLLGVGSILFLEGAYWIVFLLVLLYVWKAVSAIPARLLTQLTFLVVLATKLDEYLPSFEYVLVIIFATQMGMHYVKQLPVVLQNSSLVYALLSLLILTEKSFQSGSMDVVVNLAFFAVSTYLLYRTLHQQNRVRFGIVLGFWFAFLLMKYYDMLWSLLHKSLSLLLLSLVFFVATLWWDRRAKIEWPKSEPSLFVRKALVLLPVILLQFALIGYQVWSSETILANGKTVKLELVPIDPRSLLQGDYVRLGYTISALDQEQVDSGDKIRVVLRQQANGLHSYSGYYERNGQWNRAYEPQPSDVIINGSTIGGNRVEYGIESYFVPEGTGLEVERNAKYAIVKIGGRGDAILESLTNQ
- a CDS encoding SgrR family transcriptional regulator, translated to MKSNEHFMQMLLGLSEWETGREQKIGIQELSHLLCCTPRNVKLILRKWESEGLLLWKAGVGRGNHSRLTILCDITDFLASYFQKRLMDGKVGEAVELLHHKNLPAGAKRLLQETWDSQFGFVAIENDKRSQEILRIPRERAFSTIDPAFVAVAAESHFIQQICHTLVIFDLATQDFKPQLAYAWERNLDMTAWTFYLRKGVRFHHGRVLTGEDVTYTVQRLIQLDSPYRWQVDDIDWIEQRNDGAITFHLRKPNGFFLHLVSCIGMSILPHDVLFSESAIVGTGPFRMVEFTEDRLVLAAFDDYYRERAILDRVEIWRVPGSCSSKQRYQLSLAEDEATEDDSKSLEVQEVGCHYLNFNFRKPGIQHDFAFRQAIKLLIDPVQMIRDLKKETFTPAGSFLPERSQRMHFSSHTIEEAAHWLQKSAYQGEAVLLSFNDTKKVREEAEWLHERCQRVGIRLELQGITKGQFLSYDTAQHADMAMMGEVLQRDIELGLMEIYKNKCSLVHRFLDDDRLAIVEERMSKILQLQDSKERMRALEKMEDILKDEAWLLFLYHTKRFDHYHPALQGIAVDSFGWIDFSKLWVKSFVTSL